The Pecten maximus chromosome 10, xPecMax1.1, whole genome shotgun sequence region GTGTAAATCGCAGATACATCCCTATAGAATATACTGCAACACTTCTCATCCAACACAATGAgttatgaaaattaaattgaGTAAAATGGCGCTTTCAGTTACGTTAAGCTTGAAAAACATAACTAACTATTCGATTATTTACAATAGTTAAATGTCGAATATTTTCTTCTTATACAACAGTGtcaaatattcataatataatgtGATCGTTAATTTTTCTAATCAACTACATAATTTCTCATTTccttaaaatgtaaacaaaaataaataaatattgttcaCTCCAGCGTGGTTTGCTACATAAAATTTCTTAGGTCAAAACTGTAAACGAGGCCCAAGTTTTACGCCatcttaattattttattgatagaTGCCATCGCTGCTTTGGCTAATATCACAACGAAATCAATCAAACAAGAAGAGGAATTAGACGTCCATACATCTACAGTTTACGGGGCTTCCCTTGGTGTTACAGGACAACCTCCTATTACTGAAGGAGGAAGCTACTACTACAATGAAACTCTTCAGCAATCTTTTCCAAGTACAACACCCCTTTTAGATTCATCATCACAAGTGAATATAATCGATAATTTGTTGGATGGCAATGCATACTTCCAAAACACCAAAGCCTCATCCGTGTCAACATTCAAATTGAATGAGACAACAGATGAAAGCCCCCAGACGGTTAACACTATCGGGGGTATGTATTATAATGTTGATGATTTGCAACAAGGAATCCTGAATAGAAAATTGGTGGCTTCACAGCCAAACCTGTCACAACAACCACGACCGAAGGACGTTACATTTAACGATGTCATCGCTGATATAGCGAAGAAGAAAGGATATCGAAATGGAAAAACTAATTTGAAAAAGATGAACTCCCGATCCCTCCCTAATATTAATCGTGTCAACGTTGAGCCAGACAGGGTTCGTCCAACATTTCATTTGTTCAAAAATTCCACGTCTGATCCCGATATGAAGCAGAAACAGTCTGGCAATAATATCAGCATTTATGAGGATACGGCGGTTTCGAATTCCAAGGAATCACGTGACGTTAACGCAGCTGCCACTACCCCTATGTTTATTGGTGCAAAAAAAGCCACACGCATTGCCCCAATACCGGTGGCGCCACCTCTTCTACCTCCGAAACCGAAAAATGTCGGTAATAGTGTCTTGGACTCCTCTGAATCAAAACCTTCTTCAGATCAACCGTCACCTCCTCCAATATCTAAAATTCCAACATACTCTAATATCAACCGTAATGGCATGCCAAGAGACGATACAAAATTGAATTATTCAGCTTCTGacaccaattttcaaaatgtaccCGTGGCGCCCCCTTTTAGCAATATTCCACTTCAGAATCCGTCCTTTGTAAGAGGAGGAAATGACTTAAGGAGCAATGCGACTGGTGGCGTTAATTATGATGACGTAGCTATTAGGTCGTTCACCAGACAAGAGTCTGAG contains the following coding sequences:
- the LOC117336714 gene encoding uncharacterized protein LOC117336714 produces the protein MTSMSTGSLQPQRNDSLNNTDIDYAIARVNGDEFECSTGYRRVGKERRCEGSGDSGVKALVPENLSVCPAWFYGVNCTEMCSCNQTTSVSCNSANGSCICTPGHTGNQCNQACDSNTFGENCSQTCKCDPINSFACSHVDGTCDCSSGWTGNFCNETCSAGTYGDQCRNNCSCPTNASPVCHHINGSCSCITDYVMVGDTCLKIDTVTVTVSPLSEFLAVFENPVYVCIITVGCTLLLVAIILCIMWIVCRCSCAEVRSRKHLLKSPTLLDNVPTAYPRQLIGSAAEPAKKDAIAALANITTKSIKQEEELDVHTSTVYGASLGVTGQPPITEGGSYYYNETLQQSFPSTTPLLDSSSQVNIIDNLLDGNAYFQNTKASSVSTFKLNETTDESPQTVNTIGGMYYNVDDLQQGILNRKLVASQPNLSQQPRPKDVTFNDVIADIAKKKGYRNGKTNLKKMNSRSLPNINRVNVEPDRVRPTFHLFKNSTSDPDMKQKQSGNNISIYEDTAVSNSKESRDVNAAATTPMFIGAKKATRIAPIPVAPPLLPPKPKNVGNSVLDSSESKPSSDQPSPPPISKIPTYSNINRNGMPRDDTKLNYSASDTNFQNVPVAPPFSNIPLQNPSFVRGGNDLRSNATGGVNYDDVAIRSFTRQESEGIYDDIDQDPGRVETRQICIWYIC